A region from the Bubalus kerabau isolate K-KA32 ecotype Philippines breed swamp buffalo chromosome 23, PCC_UOA_SB_1v2, whole genome shotgun sequence genome encodes:
- the MOSPD3 gene encoding motile sperm domain-containing protein 3 isoform X2 yields the protein MRRGAPQDQELVGPGAPGRGSRGAPPPSGPVVPVLVFPPDLVFRADQRSGPRQLLTLYNPTGAVLRFRVLCTAPAKYTVFDAEGYVKSQSCIDIVIRHVAPHPRNYDVQDRFRIELSEEGTEGRVVGRKDITSVLRAPAYPLELQGQSDPTPHPEPHSWTASSTAQPFPENPHPQLATSSFLLFLLMGTVSVAFLLLPLQDELGSQLPQILHVSLGQKLVAAYVLGLLTMVFLRT from the exons ATGCGCCGTGGGGCGCCCCAGGACCAGGAGCTGGTGGGTCCGGGGGCTCCTGGGCGGGGGTCCCGGGGCGCCCCTCCTCCCTCGGGACCTGTTGTCCCGGTCCTCGTCTTTCCCCCGGATCTAGTATTCAGGGCGGACCAACGGAGCGGACCCCGGCAGCTGCTGACCCTCTATAACCCCACGGGAGCAGTGCTTCGCTTCCGAG TGCTGTGCACAGCACCTGCCAAATACACGGTGTTTGACGCGGAAGGATACGTGAAGTCCCAGTCCTGCATTGACAT TGTGATTCGCCACGTGGCCCCCCATCCCAGGAACTATGATGTCCAGGATCGCTTCCGCATTGAGCTCTCTGAGGAGGGAACAGAGGGCCGAGTGGTGGGGCGCAAGGACATCACCTCGGTTCTGAGGGCCCCAGCGTACCCCCTTGAGCTTCAGGGACAGTCTGACCCAACGCCCCACCCAGAGCCTCATTCCTGGACAGCATCATCCACAGCCCAGCCCTTCCCAGAGA ACCCTCACCCGCAACTGGCCACcagctccttcctcctcttcttgctGATGGGCACAGTCTCTGTGGCCTTCCTGCTGCTCCCGCTCCAGGATGAACTTGGCAGCCAGCTGCCCCAAATCCTTCACGTCTCCCTGGGACAAAAGTTGGTGGCAGCCTACGTCTTAG GGCTCCTCACCATGGTGTTCCTCCGGACCTGA
- the MOSPD3 gene encoding motile sperm domain-containing protein 3 isoform X1, whose translation MRRGAPQDQELVGPGAPGRGSRGAPPPSGPVVPVLVFPPDLVFRADQRSGPRQLLTLYNPTGAVLRFRVLCTAPAKYTVFDAEGYVKSQSCIDIVIRHVAPHPRNYDVQDRFRIELSEEGTEGRVVGRKDITSVLRAPAYPLELQGQSDPTPHPEPHSWTASSTAQPFPERMEAGAPDSPCSPDPHPQLATSSFLLFLLMGTVSVAFLLLPLQDELGSQLPQILHVSLGQKLVAAYVLGLLTMVFLRT comes from the exons ATGCGCCGTGGGGCGCCCCAGGACCAGGAGCTGGTGGGTCCGGGGGCTCCTGGGCGGGGGTCCCGGGGCGCCCCTCCTCCCTCGGGACCTGTTGTCCCGGTCCTCGTCTTTCCCCCGGATCTAGTATTCAGGGCGGACCAACGGAGCGGACCCCGGCAGCTGCTGACCCTCTATAACCCCACGGGAGCAGTGCTTCGCTTCCGAG TGCTGTGCACAGCACCTGCCAAATACACGGTGTTTGACGCGGAAGGATACGTGAAGTCCCAGTCCTGCATTGACAT TGTGATTCGCCACGTGGCCCCCCATCCCAGGAACTATGATGTCCAGGATCGCTTCCGCATTGAGCTCTCTGAGGAGGGAACAGAGGGCCGAGTGGTGGGGCGCAAGGACATCACCTCGGTTCTGAGGGCCCCAGCGTACCCCCTTGAGCTTCAGGGACAGTCTGACCCAACGCCCCACCCAGAGCCTCATTCCTGGACAGCATCATCCACAGCCCAGCCCTTCCCAGAGA GAATGGAGGCTGGAGCTCCTGACAGCCCTTGTTCCCCAGACCCTCACCCGCAACTGGCCACcagctccttcctcctcttcttgctGATGGGCACAGTCTCTGTGGCCTTCCTGCTGCTCCCGCTCCAGGATGAACTTGGCAGCCAGCTGCCCCAAATCCTTCACGTCTCCCTGGGACAAAAGTTGGTGGCAGCCTACGTCTTAG GGCTCCTCACCATGGTGTTCCTCCGGACCTGA
- the PCOLCE gene encoding procollagen C-endopeptidase enhancer 1 isoform X1, with the protein MLPATTASLLGALLTAWALLLPFTHGQTPNYTRPVFLCGGDVTGESGYVASEGFPNLYPPNKECIWTITVPKSQTVSLSFRVFDLEQHPSCRYDSLEIFAGSGTSGQQLGRFCGTFRPAPVVASGNQVTLRMRSDEGTGGRGFLLWYSGRATSGTEHQFCGGRLEKAQGTLTTPNWPESDYPPGISCSWHIIAPPDQVISLTFGKFDLEPDSYCRYDSVSVFNGPVSDDAKRLGKFCGDTVPGSITSEGNELLVQFVSDLSVTADGFSASYRTQPRGATEGVPGEVGSGPKPGAGPKVKPEVPPEEKSKAAPKAEATPVGPDAPSVTCPKQCRRTGTLQSHFCNSDLVVTGLIKSMVRGPGEGLTATVNVTGVYKTGGLDLPSPPTDTLLKFYVPCKQCPPMKKGISYLLMGQVDKNRGPILPPESFVVLHRPTQHQILTNLSRKCPSKPV; encoded by the exons aTGCTGCCTGCTACCACAGCCTCCCTCTTGGGGGCCCTCCTCACTGCCTGGGCTCTGCTGCTGCCTTTCACCCATGGCCAGACCCCCAACTACACCAG ACCCGTGTTCCTGTGCGGAGGGGATGTGACTGGGGAGTCGGGTTACGTGGCAAGTGAGGGTTTCCCCAACCTCTACCCTCCCAATAAGGAGTGCATCTGGACAATAACG GTCCCTAAGAGCCAGACTGTGTCCCTCTCCTTCCGAGTCTTTGACCTGGAGCAGCACCCCAGCTGCCGGTACGATTCTCTGGAGATCTTTGCCGGGTCTGGAACCTCGGGCCAGCAGCTCGGACGCTTCTGCGGGACCTTCCGACCCGCGCCCGTAGTCGCCTCCGGCAACCAGGTGACCCTGAGGATGAGATCTGACGAGGGCACGGGAGGACGAGGCTTCCTGCTCTGGTACAGCGGGCGGGCCACCTCCGGCACTG agcaCCAATTTTGCGGGGGGCGGCTGGAGAAGGCCCAGGGAACCCTGACCACGCCCAACTGGCCAGAGTCCGATTACCCCCCTGGCATCAGCTGTTCCTGGCACATCATCGCGCCCCCGGACCAG GTGATCTCACTGACCTTCGGCAAGTTTGACCTGGAGCCCGACTCCTACTGCCGCTACGACTCTGTCAGCGTGTTCAACGGACCCGTGAGCGACGACGCCAAGCGGCTGGGAAAGTTCTGCGGCGACACAGTCCCGGG TTCCATCACCTCCGAAGGGAACGAGCTCCTCGTCCAGTTCGTCTCGGACCTCAGCGTCACGGCCGACGGCTTCTCGGCCTCCTACAGGACCCAGCCTCGGGGCGCCACCGAAGGAGTCCCAGGGGAGGTCGGCTCGGGCCCCAAGCCCGGAGCCGGGCCCAAAGTCAAGCCTGAAGTCCCACCTGAAGAGAAATCTAAAGCCGCGCCTAAGGCAGAAGCAACTCCGGTGggcccgg ATGCACCCAGTGTCACCTGCCCAAAGCAGTGCCGGAGGACAGGCACCCTGCAGAGCCACTTCTGTAACAGCGACCTGG TGGTGACAGGACTGATTAAGTCCATGGTGCGGGGCCCAGGGGAGGGTCTCACAGCAACTGTCAATGTCACTGGTGTTTACAAAACCGGAGGCCTGGACCTGCCCTCTCCACCCACGGACACCCTCCTCAAGTTTTATGTGCCCTGCAAGCAGTGCCCCCCCATGAAGAAAG GAATCAGTTACCTGCTGATGGGCCAGGTGGACAAGAACAGAGGTCCCATCCTTCCTCCAGAGAGCTTCGTGGTTCTCCACCGGCCCACCCAGCACCAGATCCTCACCAACCTCAGCAGGAAGTGCCCCTCCAAGCCTGTTTAG
- the PCOLCE gene encoding procollagen C-endopeptidase enhancer 1 isoform X2, with the protein MLPATTASLLGALLTAWALLLPFTHGQTPNYTRPVFLCGGDVTGESGYVASEGFPNLYPPNKECIWTITVPKSQTVSLSFRVFDLEQHPSCRYDSLEIFAGSGTSGQQLGRFCGTFRPAPVVASGNQVTLRMRSDEGTGGRGFLLWYSGRATSGTEHQFCGGRLEKAQGTLTTPNWPESDYPPGISCSWHIIAPPDQVISLTFGKFDLEPDSYCRYDSVSVFNGPVSDDAKRLGKFCGDTVPGSITSEGNELLVQFVSDLSVTADGFSASYRTQPRGATEGVPGEVGSGPKPGAGPKVKPEVPPEEKSKAAPKAEATPVGPDAPSVTCPKQCRRTGTLQSHFCNSDLGISYLLMGQVDKNRGPILPPESFVVLHRPTQHQILTNLSRKCPSKPV; encoded by the exons aTGCTGCCTGCTACCACAGCCTCCCTCTTGGGGGCCCTCCTCACTGCCTGGGCTCTGCTGCTGCCTTTCACCCATGGCCAGACCCCCAACTACACCAG ACCCGTGTTCCTGTGCGGAGGGGATGTGACTGGGGAGTCGGGTTACGTGGCAAGTGAGGGTTTCCCCAACCTCTACCCTCCCAATAAGGAGTGCATCTGGACAATAACG GTCCCTAAGAGCCAGACTGTGTCCCTCTCCTTCCGAGTCTTTGACCTGGAGCAGCACCCCAGCTGCCGGTACGATTCTCTGGAGATCTTTGCCGGGTCTGGAACCTCGGGCCAGCAGCTCGGACGCTTCTGCGGGACCTTCCGACCCGCGCCCGTAGTCGCCTCCGGCAACCAGGTGACCCTGAGGATGAGATCTGACGAGGGCACGGGAGGACGAGGCTTCCTGCTCTGGTACAGCGGGCGGGCCACCTCCGGCACTG agcaCCAATTTTGCGGGGGGCGGCTGGAGAAGGCCCAGGGAACCCTGACCACGCCCAACTGGCCAGAGTCCGATTACCCCCCTGGCATCAGCTGTTCCTGGCACATCATCGCGCCCCCGGACCAG GTGATCTCACTGACCTTCGGCAAGTTTGACCTGGAGCCCGACTCCTACTGCCGCTACGACTCTGTCAGCGTGTTCAACGGACCCGTGAGCGACGACGCCAAGCGGCTGGGAAAGTTCTGCGGCGACACAGTCCCGGG TTCCATCACCTCCGAAGGGAACGAGCTCCTCGTCCAGTTCGTCTCGGACCTCAGCGTCACGGCCGACGGCTTCTCGGCCTCCTACAGGACCCAGCCTCGGGGCGCCACCGAAGGAGTCCCAGGGGAGGTCGGCTCGGGCCCCAAGCCCGGAGCCGGGCCCAAAGTCAAGCCTGAAGTCCCACCTGAAGAGAAATCTAAAGCCGCGCCTAAGGCAGAAGCAACTCCGGTGggcccgg ATGCACCCAGTGTCACCTGCCCAAAGCAGTGCCGGAGGACAGGCACCCTGCAGAGCCACTTCTGTAACAGCGACCTGG GAATCAGTTACCTGCTGATGGGCCAGGTGGACAAGAACAGAGGTCCCATCCTTCCTCCAGAGAGCTTCGTGGTTCTCCACCGGCCCACCCAGCACCAGATCCTCACCAACCTCAGCAGGAAGTGCCCCTCCAAGCCTGTTTAG